The Calliphora vicina chromosome 3, idCalVici1.1, whole genome shotgun sequence genome contains a region encoding:
- the dop gene encoding microtubule-associated serine/threonine-protein kinase 4, with protein sequence MSTSTTTNTTCTSTIITSASPLVGNMNKISTSTPQKNAPDPVATVEALADISGLADTETSNVFHDDTINTSLSPHHSGGSKLNKSNSASNSPVAKRHINSGSITRIRPQSSYSARVLIFDDSDQEFGGSGSNNSNASGSGNNTQDVTTTTKSSIGLEMLGSSPKNDSSISSSQSLLRNLNLTKSSSGGLSGSSISLPARGYGALLRKISYQQHTYSMRSSSNDSSNLVRMRNTSLGKSAPCLTGSSFRERENSLCKTSTAPNALTQSPSSTSCNNAYASSSTTNANVTAPSAGTLNISRSGSCAGLGIGKHHLHGVVMRGSGGSSGVAHHRLSLVTGGIGAAAAAAAAANSRSHSPYSASPVDSPRINSPMQFAFAPIKRIATCRGDGRRWSVASLPSSGYGTTPGSSNLSSQCSSQEALHQLHNLSGQEELHILTGEPGNPHAIVNCCAEHMQQQQQAIAAAHTNRPHCIKHCALINNTTTTATATLTTNKSTVPGQNSPKLFQRQQHVPTQPQPPAAPPAGFVYNPAVNHKGCPNCCADVSMVCSGNGANSQQQQQNNNAGTPGGSQSNNNNHNTSNSSGRISPFHRPRSRSLSSPSRSPAIDNEIAMMNTLYKDRFPKATQQMEERLKHFINENKSAACNSFRDSQPIVRFVHHQVLEMARDCLNKSEAKLITSRYFYEMSENLERLLLETKEKSPEAAVELAGVIKKLLLIISRPARLLECLEFDPEEFYHLLEAAEGQAKAIQGIKADIPQYIIHKLGLNRDPIAEMQQEAKETREACDTKSGMASVNASLLNDSGTPCSLLLSSPLTCVSATLNPNAELSLLANSGTSTPHPPMPQQPPQTPVATADMPSFASAISNQAKTQLATCQEQTAMQTCSAQQQQQSNAAQSAAQPPPPPAPQPIPNEQDFDIVKLISNGAYGAVYLVKHKTTRQRFAMKKINKNNLILRNQVEQVFAERDILSFADNPFVVSMYCSFETKKHLCLVMEYVEGGDCATLLKNIGPLPADMARFYFAETVLAVEYLHSYGIVHRDLKPDNLLITALGHIKLTDFGLSKMGLMSLATNLYEGYIDSETRQFSDKQVYGTPEYIAPEVILRQGYGKPVDWWSMGIILYEFLIGCVPFFGETAEELFAHTVNDDIEWPDNDDWPVQPEAKDIITQLLQQNPRDRLGTQAGALEVKEHFYFDGLDWNSLLRQKAEFVPQLSNDDDTSYFDTRMDRYNHDLAGEDTDDTDDTPVIGSFSSYTPQYRKQHYSWSRVASTTTISSSTTTNTTATSHNTICTITASNSSVADMKLQVTESTSSPTNTVDSVAKCRKIAAPLASPQTIITQQLVNKVLNTPQLRKIEISTSCLKVPSTPDADYLPELLHNVTIGNENDMRILHQILQQPPGAAGSTSLAPLKPERHHRHSMPPNTTTIITTPATPPAAMVNAPVEVATNTSKSLASATTSASITNTNTTMTTTTTTATSSTTSTGTTDRRLADIHRKLATLATARSTPESSQTDSDDFSPQIARKRKGVCARDILPRFSISIEDETISGGSSSAENTREQSPLALQHQKSMDSHIGVKNHRSRSSIVKSASALGLSLMSSAIDNSQLAQQLCNITAGIQSPSTVTSGGGGGGSSTASSRDTSPCRELSPLVTNLKPPIIIRRGPRGFGFTVHTIRVYYGDTDFYTMHHLVMAVDEGSPAFEAGLRPADLITHVNGETVQGLFHTQVLQLLLSGGEHVTLRATPLEHTSIQSGGRKRDLMQSKLAKKGVNRQKKQTKKEHDKKRKTSLFRRISSKRASAEIQQIAAGISSPTTPSAMAGGVAIARNLSPLDSSYHSSSCCQSAATSSQSTSPSSSSPNTPTGAGNNNNNNNNNNGGVSSAGNNTGIGFVSTSNTVLLPIAGSVAGAATAGAPVGVMGAIPVSPTAVPQLYQRPSTLHGLKHKLHTGCSGNTTVCPTGTGVKTLHTNSAASIPNRRKSVGHIPLSPLARTPSPSPLPSSPTRSPSPLAFPLIGHQPGSSNTTQSYSPGGSLPVVQTVTAGSKKAGFVRTKSSEPSSPLLRRALSPDRLHPRSAESKCTLISPLCCSPPIKQPQRVIGGVWRPTSTTTTTSNSSTHAINNQPALPPITTHPQYQQQQQLQQQQQQAASSTASTSQCGSRLLEQQQQQQQHQQHHQQHCDLSTSSDETALICDTSVNSQAAAAATAANTSSALVSTPSGIALPAPGEMLPRIAEEKDSPTSTSETTPGFMQTINEHEGEINYNQQLKVDKDKALENKAKQQQLQHDMQLDMDDEDGGDCVKELKSVNVMTKSKCNESTTQETASKTINNKTTTQQTSSSSSNKTTIELKTSKLTTTTANATTTTTTNSNTIITTTTTTTTPTQGKSCKTITTGRREQSGTATGNGGGAGGSSSGAAGGGGANKLNNNKQKK encoded by the exons atgtCGACGTCTACTACAACAAATACCACCTGCACCTCCACCATAATCACCTCCGCTTCTCCCTTAGTCGGCAACATGAATAAAATATCCACTTCGACACCACAAAAAAATGCCCCCGATCCAGTAGCCACGGTAGAGGCTCTAGCCGATATAAGCGGTTTAGCTGACACGGAAACCTCTAATGTTTTTCATGATGACACTATTAATACCAGCCTAAGTCCTCATCATAGTGGTGgcagtaaattaaataaatccaaTTCAGCCTCTAATAGTCCGGTGGCTAAGAGACATATTAATTCGGGTTCTATAACACGTATACGCCCCCAGTCTAGCTATTCGGCTAGAGTGTTAATATTTGATGATTCTGACCAGGAATTTGGTGGCAGTGGCAGCAATAATAGCAATGCCAGTGGCAGTGGTAATAATACTCAAGATGTCACCACCACTACTAAATCATCGATCGGTTTGGAAATGTTGGGTTCGTCGCCTAAAAACGATTCATCGATATCGTCATCTCAGTCGTTGTTGCGTAATTTGAATTTGACAAAATCCTCGTCGGGTGGTTTATCGGGCAGTTCGATTTCTTTGCCCGCCAGGGGTTATGGTGCTTTATTGCGTAAGATATCCTATCAGCAGCATACCTATTCCATGAGATCATCAAGTAATG ACTCTTCAAATTTGGTACGCATGCGTAACACTTCATTGGGAAAGTCGGCACCCTGTCTAACGGGCAGTTCGTTCCGGGAACGTGAGAATAGTCTGTGCAAAACATCAACTGCCCCCAATGCACTAACGCAATCGCCATCGTCCACGTCATGCAACAATGCTTATGCATCATCTTCTACAACTAACGCAAATGTTACTGCACCATCGGCGGgaactttaaatatttcacgTTCCGGCAGTTGTGCCGGCCTCGGCATTGGCAAGCATCATTTGCATGGTGTAGTAATGCGCGGTAGTGGTGGCTCCAGTGGCGTAGCTCATCATCGTTTAAGTTTGGTAACGGGTGGCATAGGTGCGGCGGCAGCTGCAGCAGCGGCAGCCAATTCTAGATCTCATTCACCCTATTCGGCTAGTCCTGTTGACAGTCCACGCATCAATTCGCCCATGCAGTTTGCATTTGCACCGATTAAACGTATAGCTACATGCCGTGGAGATGGTAGAAGATGGTCGGTAGCTTCATTGCCATCGTCGGGTTATGGTACGACACCGGGTAGTTCAAATTTATCG AGCCAATGTTCTAGCCAAGAAGCCTTGCATCAATTGCATAATCTTTCCGGCCAGGAGGAATTGCATATTTTAACCGGAGAGCCGGGTAATCCACATGCCATTGTTAATTGTTGTGCTGAACAcatgcaacagcaacaacaagccATAGCAGCTGCTCACACAAATCGTCCTCATTGCATTAAACACTGTGCTTTAATAAATAACACCACAACAACCGCAACagcaacactaacaacgaaTAAGTCTACCGTCCCGGGACAAAATAGTCCCAAACTATTTCAAAGACAACAACATGTGCCAACACAACCTCAGCCACCTGCAGCACCTCCAGCCGGCTTTGTATATAATCCCGCTGTAAACCACAAGGGCTGTCCCAATTGTTGTGCTGATGTCAGCATGGTTTGCAGTGGCAATGGTGCTAACAgccagcagcaacagcaaaatAATAACGCCGGAACACCAGGTGGTTCCCAAAGCAATAACAATAATCATAATACAAGCAATAGCAGTGGTAGAATATCCCCCTTCCACAGGCCTAGATCAAGATCTCTCTCAAGTCCCTCGCGCAGTCCAGCTATAGACAATGAAATTGCCATGATGAACACTTTATACAAAGATCGCTTTCCCAAGGCCACTCAGCAAATGGAGGAGCGTTTGAagcattttataaatgaaaacaaatcggcGGCCTGCAATAGTTTCCGTGATTCCCAGCCCATAGTACGATTCGTCCATCATCAGGTCTTGGAAATGGCACGAGATTGCCTCAATAAATCCGAGGCCAAATTGATAACCTCTAGATATTTCTATGAAATGAGTGAGAACTTGGAACGTTTACTGTTGGAGACCAAGGAAAAGAGTCCCGAGGCGGCTGTAGAACTGGCGGGggttataaaaaagcttttgctAATTATCTCCAGACCGGCACGCTTGTTAGAGTGTTTGGAATTTGATCCAGAGGAATTCTATCATCTGCTAGAGGCGGCCGAGGGTCAGGCCAAGGCCATACAAGGCATTAAGGCAGATATACCTCAGTATATTATACATAAATTGGGCTTAAATCGTGATCCCATAGCAGAAATGCAACAGGAGGCTAAAGAAACTAGAGAGGCCTGTGATACCAAGAGTGGCATGGCCTCTGTTAATGCAAGTCTACTCAATGACTCGGGCACACCCTGTTCGCTTTTATTAAGTTCCCCCTTGACCTGTGTTTCAGCTACCCTAAACCCCAATGCTGAATTGAGTTTATTAGCCAACAGTGGTACAAGTACTCCACACCCTCCCATGCCGCAACAACCGCCCCAAACACCCGTGGCAACGGCAGACATGCCCTCATTTGCCTCAGCCATAAGTAATCAAGCTAAAACACAATTAGCCACATGTCAAGAACAAACTGCTATGCAAACTTGCTCAgctcaacagcaacaacaatctAATGCTGCACAGTCTGCAGCACAGCCACCTCCTCCGCCGGCGCCCCAACCCATACCCAATGAACAAGATTTCGATATTGTTAAATTGATCTCAAATGGTGCTTACGGTGCTGTCTACTTGGTTAAACACAAAACAACACGACAACGTTTTGCCATgaagaaaatcaataaaaataatctcATTTTACGTAATCAAGTCGAACAGGTTTTTGCCGAACGTGATATACTCTCATTTGCCGACAATCCCTTTGTCGTCAGCATGTACTGTTCTTTCGAaacgaaaaaacatttatgtctGGTCATGGAATATGTGGAGGGTGGTGATTGTGCTACGCTGCTGAAAAATATTGGACCCCTGCCGGCTGATATGGCGCGTTTTTATTTTGCCGAAACTGTATTGGCGGTGGAATATCTGCACAGTTATGGCATAGTACATCGTGATTTAAAGCCCGACAATTTGTTAATTACCGCTTTGGGTCATATAAAACTAACTGATTTCGGTCTCTCCAAAATGGGCTTAATGTCGCTGGCCACCAATTTGTATGAGGGTTATATAGACTCGGAAACCAGGCAATTTTCCGATAAACAA gtTTACGGCACTCCCGAGTACATAGCACCCGAAGTGATTTTGCGACAAGGCTATGGCAAACCGGTAGACTGGTGGTCTATGGGTATTATTCTCTATGAATTTCTTATTGGTTGTGtgccattttttggcgaaacaGCTGAGGAGTTGTTTGCCCATACGGTTAATGATGACATTGAATGGCCGGACAATGATGACTGGCCCGTACAACCAGAGgctaaagatattataacacAATTGTTGCAACAAAATCCCCGTGATCGTTTGGGCACTCAAGCCGGTGCTTTAGAAGTTAAAGAACATTTCTATTTTGATGGTTTAGATTGGAATTCGTTGCTAAGGCAAAAAGCGGAATTTGTGCCCCAGCTGTCTAATGACGATGATACCAGTTATTTTGATA CTCGTATGGATCGTTATAATCATGATTTGGCTGGTGAAGATACAGACGATACCGATGACACCCCGGTTATAGGTTCCTTTTCTTCATACACTCCTCAATATCGTAAACAACACTATTCCTGGTCCCGCGTGGCCTCCACCACCACCATAAGCTCTTCGACTACTACTAATACTACGGCGACTTCACATAACACCATATGCACCATAACGGCCAGCAATTCGTCAGTGGCCGACATGAAATTGCAAGTTACTGAAAGTACATCATCGCCCACAAATACTGTGGATTCGGTGGCAAAGTGTCGTAAGATAGCGGCTCCCTTGGCATCGCCTCAAACTATTATCACACAACAATTGGTGAATAAGGTTTTGAATACCCCGCAATTAAGGAAAATAGAG ATCTCCACCAGTTGTTTGAAAGTTCCTTCAACTCCGGATGCCGACTATTTACCCGAATTATTGCACAACGTTACCATCGGCAATGAAAACGATATGCGTATTCTACATCAAATCCTGCAACAACCACCTGGTGCTGCTGGATCAACCAGTCTGGCACCATTGAAACCAGAACGCCATCATAGACACAGTATGCCACCCAATACGACAACAATTATCACAACACCAGCTACACCACCAGCTGCAATGGTAAATGCCCCCGTAGAAGTTGCCACAAATACCTCGAAATCATTGGCGTCTGCTACAACCTCAGCCTCAATTACTAACACGAACACAACAATGACAACGACTACTACTACCGCCACCTCAAGTACAACTTCAACTGGAACCACCGATCGTAGACTTGCCGATATCCATCGTAAATTAGCTACTTTAGCCACGGCACGCAGTACTCCCGAATCCTCACAGACCGACAGTGATGATTTTTCACCACAGATTGCACGCAAACGCAAAGGTGTTTGTGCCCGTGACATTTTGCCCAGATTTTCCATATCTATTGAAGATGAGACCATTAGTGGTGGTTCATCGTCTGCCGAAAATACCCGGGAACAGTCACCGCTGGCTTTGCAGCATCAAAAGTCCATGGACAGTCATATAGGGGTGAAAAATCATCGTTCACGTTCATCGATTGTGAAATCAGCCTCCGCCTTGGGCCTGTCCTTGATGTCCTCAGCTA TTGATAATTCTCAATTGGCCCAACAATTGTGCAATATTACTGCTGGTATACAATCACCCAGTACAGTTACTAGTGGTGGTGGAGGCGGTGGTTCAAGTACTGCCTCTTCCCGTGACACTTCGCCGTGTCGTGAGTTGTCTCCATTGGTTACCAATCTCAAACCACCCATTATTATACGAAGAGGACCTCGTGGTTTCGGCTTTACTGTGCACACCATACGCGTCTACTATGGCGATACTGATTTCTATACCATGCATCATTTGGTCATGGCTGTGGATGAGGGCAGTCCTGCTTTTGAGGCTGGTCTAAGGCCAGCCGATTTAATAACACATGTTAATGGTGAGACTGTTCAGGGTCTCTTCCATACACAAGTATTGCAATTGCTTTTAAGTGGTGGTGAACATGTCACATTGAGAGCTACACCCTTGGAGCACACCAGCATTCAAAGTGGTGGCCGCAAACGTGATTTAATGCAAAGTAAATTGGCTAAAAAGGGCGTGAatcgccaaaagaaacaaacgaAAAAGGAACACGACAAAAAGCGTAAAACTTCATTATTCAGGCGCATTAGCAGTAAAAGAGCTTCTGCTGAGATACAACAG ATTGCTGCAGGCATAAGTTCGCCCACCACACCCTCAGCTATGGCGGGTGGTGTTGCAATTGCCAGGAATTTGTCACCCTTGGACTCTTCTTATCACAGCAGCAGCTGTTGTCAATCAGCAGCCACTTCTTCGCAGTCCACATCACCCTCTTCATCTTCACCCAATACCCCTACAGGTGCtggtaataacaataataataataacaataataatggtGGTGTCTCTTCGGCTGGCAATAATACCGGCATAGGTTTTGTTAGCACTTCCAATACGGTGCTATTGCCCATAGCGGGTTCAGTGGCTGGTGCTGCCACTGCCGGTGCTCCGGTTGGTGTAATGGGAGCCATACcag taTCTCCCACTGCTGTACCGCAGCTTTATCAAAGACCCTCCACTTTACATGGTCTAAAACACAAATTACACACCGGCTGTTCGGGCAATACCACTGTTTGTCCCACAGGTACCGGTGTGAAAACCTTGCACACCAATTCGGCTGCCTCTATACCCAATAGACGCAAATCGGTGGGTCATATACCCTTGTCGCCCTTGGCTAGGACACCTTCACCCTCGCCACTACCCTCATCACCCACACGTTCACCATCGCCCTTGGCCTTTCCTTTGATTGGCCATCAGCCGGGCTCCTCGAATACTACTCAATCGTATAGCCCCGGCGGATCATTGCCTGTTGTACAAACAGTAACGGCTGGCTCTAAAAAGGCCGGTTTTGTGCGCACAAAATCTTCAGAACCCTCTTCACCACTACTGCGTCGTGCTCTATCACCCGATCGTTTACATCCACGCAGTGCCGAGTCAAAATGTACTCTAATATCGCCACTGTGCTGTTCGCCACCCATTAAACAGCCCCAAAGAGTTATTGGTGGAGTATGGCGTCCGACCAGCACCACAACAACCACTTCAAATTCTTCGACACATGCCATAAATAATCAGCCGGCTTTGCCGCCCATAACCACACATCCACAATaccagcagcaacagcagctgcagcagcaacaacagcaggcTGCTTCGTCAACAGCCTCAACCTCTCAATGTGGTAGTCGTCTtttagaacaacaacaacaacagcagcaacaccaacaacatcatcagcaaCACTGTGATCTTTCCACCAGTTCAGACGAAACTGCATTAATATGTGATACTTCTGTGAATTCTCAAGCAGCTGCAGCTGCAACTGCAGCAAACACTTCTTCAGCATTAGTTAGTACTCCGTCCGGTATTGCTCTGCCAGCACCGGGTGAAATGTTACCTCGCATTGCCGAAGAGAAAGACTCGCCCACCAGTACTTCGGAAACAACACCCGGCTTTATGCAGACCATCAATGAGCATGAAGGTGAAATTAACTACAATCAACAATTGAAGGTAGACAAAGACAAGGCTTTGGAGAATAAAGCTAAACAACAACAGCTGCAACACGACATGCAGCTGGATATGGATGACGAAGATGGCGGCGATTGTGTTAAGGAATTGAAAAGTGTTAATGTGATGACGAAATCGAAATGCAACGAAAGCA CAACTCAAGAAACTGcttcaaaaactataaataataaaaccacTACGCAACAAactagcagcagcagcagcaataaaACCACAATTGAATTAAAAACTAGTAAATTAACCACCACAACTGCAAACGCAACTACAACTACAACCACCAACAGcaatacaataataacaacaacaacaacaaccacaacacCAACTCAAGGAAAATCATGTAAAACTATAACAACAGGACGACGTGAACAAAGCGGAACAGCAACAGGAAATGGTGGAGGAGCTGGCGGCAGCAGTAGTGGTGCAGCAGGAGGAGGAGGagctaataaattaaacaataacaagcaaaagaaataa